The Triticum aestivum cultivar Chinese Spring chromosome 7B, IWGSC CS RefSeq v2.1, whole genome shotgun sequence genome window below encodes:
- the LOC123160177 gene encoding receptor-like protein kinase isoform X1, protein MQEQMGLILWHHLLLFSNLVSLCCGLSSDGHALLALSRRLILPDIISSNWSSSDTTPCGWKGVQCEMNIVVHLNLSYSKVSGSIGPEVGRMKYLRQLDLSSNNISGPIPYELGNCLLLDLLDLSGNSLSGGIPTSLMNLKKLSQLGLYSNSFSGEIPEGLFKNRFLERVYLQDNKLSGSIPPSVGEMKSLKYFRLDGNMLSGALPDSIGNCTKLENLYLYDNKLNGSLPRSLSNIKGLVLFEAYNNSFTGDISFRFKSCKLEVFVLSWNQISGEIPGWLGNCSSLIRLAFLHNRLSGQIPTSLGLLKKLSILILTQNSLSGLIPPEIGSCRSLVWLQLDANQLEGTVPKQLANLRNLQQLFLFENRLSGEFPQDIWGIQGLEYVLLYNNSLSGGLPPMSAELKHLKFVKLQDNLFTGVIPPGFGINSPLIEIDFTNNRFVGGIPPNICSGKRLTVWNLGHNFLNGTIPFTVANCPSLERVRLHNNNLSGQVPQFRDCANLRYIDLSHNSLSGHIPASLGRCANITAINWSANKLGGPIPPELGQLVKLESLDLSHNSLEGAIPAQISSCSKLHLFDLSFNSLNGSALTTVCKLEFMLNLRLQGNRLSGGIPDCISQLHGLVELQLGGNALGGHLPSSLGILKRLSTALNLSSNGLEGSIPSQLRYLVDLASLDLSGNNLSGDLAPLGSLRALYTLNLSNNRFSGPVPENLLRFMNSTPSPFSGNSDLCVSCHDGDSSCKGANVLEPCSSLRRRGVHGRVKIAMICLGSVFVGVFLILCIFLKYRGSKTKPEGELNPFFGESSSKLNEVLESTENFDDKYIIGTGGQGTVYKATLRSGEVYAVKKLVGHAHKILHGSMIREMNTLGQIRHRNLVKLKDVLFRREYGLILYEFMDNGSLYDVLHGAEPAPILEWRIRYDIALGTAHGLAYLHNDCHPAIIHRDIKLKNILLDKDMVPHISDFGIAKLIDLSPAASETTGIIGTVGYMAPEMAFSTRSTIEFDVYSYGVVLLELITRKMALDPSFPHDVDLVSWVSSTLNEGNVIESVCDPALMREVCGTAELEEVCSVLSIALRCTTEDARQRPSMMDVVKELTRARRDAVSLPKQAISGSSSSCLNLAT, encoded by the exons ATGCAG GAACAAATGGGGCTAATTTTATGGCATCATTTGCTTCTCTTCTCCAACCTAGTCTCGCTCTGCTGCGGTTTGAGTTCAGATGGCCATGCCCTTCTGGCTCTCTCCAGGCGGCTCATACTGCCTGATATCATAAGCTCGAACTGGAGTTCTTCTGATACAACTCCCTGTGGATGGAAGGGAGTTCAGTGTGAGATGAACATTGTGGTTCACCTCAATCTATCATACTCCAAAGTTTCTGGTTCAATTGGTCCTGAGGTAGGGCGTATGAAGTACCTGCGGCAACTCGATCTGTCAAGCAACAACATCTCCGGTCCGATCCCTTATGAATTGGGAAATTGTCTTCTGCTTGACCTGCTGGATCTGTCAGGGAACAGCCTTTCCGGTGGAATTCCGACATCCCTCATGAACCTAAAGAAGCTATCACAGCTCGGCTTGTACAGCAACTCCTTCAGTGGAGAGATACCTGAGGGGCTGTTCAAGAACCGGTTTCTGGAGCGGGTGTATCTCCAAGACAATAAACTCAGTGGCTCCATCCCTCCATCGGTTGGTGAAATGAAGAGTCTGAAATACTTTAGGTTGGATGGGAACATGTTGTCCGGAGCTCTGCCGGACTCAATTGGCAACTGCACCAAGTTGGAGAATCTATATCTATATGATAATAAACTGAATGGGAGTCTTCCGAGATCATTGAGCAACATCAAAGGGCTCGTGCTCTTTGaggcctacaacaacagttttacAGGCGACATCTCTTTCAGATTCAAGAGCTGCAAGCTTGAAGTGTTTGTGCTATCTTGGAATCAGATCAGTGGGGAAATCCCGGGGTGGCTGGGAAATTGTAGCAGCTTAATCAGACTTGCATTTCTCCACAACCGTCTCTCTGGCCAGATACCAACTTCACTCGGTTTATTGAAAAAGCTATCAATCCTTATACTTACTCAGAATTCTTTGTCTGGGCTGATCCCTCCTGAGATTGGTAGCTGTCGGTCGCTGGTGTGGCTGCAGCTGGACGCAAACCAGCTTGAGGGCACCGTTCCGAAACAGCTGGCTAATCTGCGTAACTTGCAGCAGCTATTTCTGTTTGAGAATCGCCTCAGTGGGGAGTTCCCTCAGGATATTTGGGGCATCCAAGGCCTCGAATATGTCCTTCTGTACAACAACAGCTTATCTGGGGGCCTACCTCCAATGTCGGCCGAGTTGAAGCACCTTAAGTTCGTCAAACTACAGGATAATCTGTTCACTGGAGTCATACCACCAGGATTTGGGATTAACAGCCCTTTAATAGAGATCGACTTCACAAATAATAGGTTTGTTGGTGGAATCCCACCGAACATTTGTTCGGGTAAAAGATTAACAGTTTGGAATTTGGGGCATAATTTTCTCAATGGTACCATCCCGTTCACTGTTGCTAACTGCCCAAGTTTAGAGCGAGTTCGACTCCATAACAACAATCTCAGTGGGCAAGTTCCGCAATTCCGAGACTGTGCAAATCTGCGGTACATAGATTTGAGTCACAATTCCTTAAGTGGTCATATTCCTGCAAGCTTGGGCAGGTGTGCTAACATTACAGCGATAAACTGGTCTGCAAACAAGCTTGGTGGTCCAATACCACCCGAACTCGGACAATTAGTGAAGTTGGAAAGTCTTGACCTCTCCCACAACAGCCTAGAGGGGGCAATTCCTGCACAGATTTCCAGTTGCTCGAAGTTGCACTTGTTTGATTTGAGTTTCAACTCTTTGAATGGTTCTGCGCTCACAACAGTATGCAAGCTGGAGTTTATGTTAAATCTGCGGCTACAGGGGAATAGATTAAGTGGAGGCATTCCAGATTGTATCTCGCAGTTACATGGGCTAGTCGAGCTACAACTTGGCGGCAATGCTCTTGGTGGTCATCTCCCTTCATCATTAGGAATTTTGAAAAGATTGAGTACTGCACTAAACCTTAGCAGCAATGGGCTGGAGGGCAGCATTCCATCTCAATTACGCTACTTGGTGGATCTTGCCAGCTTAGATTTGTCTGGTAATAATCTCAGTGGGGATCTTGCTCCGTTAGGAAGTCTACGTGCATTGTATACATTGAATCTTTCCAATAACAGATTCAGCGGGCCAGTGCCAGAGAATCTTTTACGGTTTATGAATTCTACACCAAGCCCATTTAGTGGAAATTCAGATCTCTGTGTGTCTTGTCATGATGGTGATTCTTCTTGCAAGGGAGCTAATGTTTTGGAACCTTGTAGTTCATTGAGGAGAAGAGGAGTACATGGCCGAGTCAAGATAGCTATGATATGTCTTGGTTCAGTTTTTGTTGGTGTGTTTCTGATACTCTGTATCTTTCTGAAATACAGAGGTTCCAAGACTAAACCTGAGGGAGAGTTAAATCCATTTTTTGGGGAGTCATCTTCTAAATTAAATGAGGTTTTGGAATCAACTGAAAACTTTGATGACAAGTACATCATCGGCACAGGTGGCCAAGGAACTGTATACAAGGCAACATTGAGGTCAGGAGAAGTATATGCCGTGAAGAAGCTTGTGGGTCATGCACACAAGATTTTGCATGGAAGCATGATAAGGGAGATGAATACGCTTGGTCAAATTAGGCATAGGAACTTAGTAAAGCTAAAGGATGTTTTGTTCAGGCGTGAGTATGGGTTGATCCTCTATGAATTTATGGACAATGGTAGCCTTTATGATGTTCTCCATGGGGCTGAGCCAGCTCCAATTCTGGAGTGGAGGATACGGTATGACATAGCTCTTGGTACAGCACATGGTTTAGCTTATCTCCACAACGACTGCCACCCAGCCATTATTCACCGCGACATTAAACTGAAAAATATACTGTTGGACAAGGACATGGTGCCACATATTTCAGACTTTGGCATTGCAAAGCTTATCGACCTGTCTCCTGCTGCTTCAGAAACTACCGGAATCATTGGCACTGTTGGATATATGGCCCCAG AGATGGCATTTTCAACCAGGAGTACCATTGAGTTCGATGTGTACAGCTACGGAGTGGTATTACTTGAACTGATTACCAGAAAGATGGCCCTGGATCCCTCGTTCCCTCACGATGTGGACCTAGTCAGCTGGGTATCCTCCACCCTGAATGAGGGCAATGTGATCGAGTCCGTGTGCGACCCTGCCCTAATGCGTGAGGTATGTGGCACTGCTGAACTGGAGGAAGTATGCAGTGTGCTGTCGATAGCCCTTAGATGCACCACGGAGGACGCAAGACAGAGGCCTTCCATGATGGATGTTGTGAAAGAGCTGACACGTGCTAGGCGTGATGCTGTATCGCTACCGAAGCAGGCCATATCTGGTTCCAGCAGTTCCTGTCTAAACCTGGCAACCTGA
- the LOC123160177 gene encoding receptor-like protein kinase isoform X2 produces MGLILWHHLLLFSNLVSLCCGLSSDGHALLALSRRLILPDIISSNWSSSDTTPCGWKGVQCEMNIVVHLNLSYSKVSGSIGPEVGRMKYLRQLDLSSNNISGPIPYELGNCLLLDLLDLSGNSLSGGIPTSLMNLKKLSQLGLYSNSFSGEIPEGLFKNRFLERVYLQDNKLSGSIPPSVGEMKSLKYFRLDGNMLSGALPDSIGNCTKLENLYLYDNKLNGSLPRSLSNIKGLVLFEAYNNSFTGDISFRFKSCKLEVFVLSWNQISGEIPGWLGNCSSLIRLAFLHNRLSGQIPTSLGLLKKLSILILTQNSLSGLIPPEIGSCRSLVWLQLDANQLEGTVPKQLANLRNLQQLFLFENRLSGEFPQDIWGIQGLEYVLLYNNSLSGGLPPMSAELKHLKFVKLQDNLFTGVIPPGFGINSPLIEIDFTNNRFVGGIPPNICSGKRLTVWNLGHNFLNGTIPFTVANCPSLERVRLHNNNLSGQVPQFRDCANLRYIDLSHNSLSGHIPASLGRCANITAINWSANKLGGPIPPELGQLVKLESLDLSHNSLEGAIPAQISSCSKLHLFDLSFNSLNGSALTTVCKLEFMLNLRLQGNRLSGGIPDCISQLHGLVELQLGGNALGGHLPSSLGILKRLSTALNLSSNGLEGSIPSQLRYLVDLASLDLSGNNLSGDLAPLGSLRALYTLNLSNNRFSGPVPENLLRFMNSTPSPFSGNSDLCVSCHDGDSSCKGANVLEPCSSLRRRGVHGRVKIAMICLGSVFVGVFLILCIFLKYRGSKTKPEGELNPFFGESSSKLNEVLESTENFDDKYIIGTGGQGTVYKATLRSGEVYAVKKLVGHAHKILHGSMIREMNTLGQIRHRNLVKLKDVLFRREYGLILYEFMDNGSLYDVLHGAEPAPILEWRIRYDIALGTAHGLAYLHNDCHPAIIHRDIKLKNILLDKDMVPHISDFGIAKLIDLSPAASETTGIIGTVGYMAPEMAFSTRSTIEFDVYSYGVVLLELITRKMALDPSFPHDVDLVSWVSSTLNEGNVIESVCDPALMREVCGTAELEEVCSVLSIALRCTTEDARQRPSMMDVVKELTRARRDAVSLPKQAISGSSSSCLNLAT; encoded by the exons ATGGGGCTAATTTTATGGCATCATTTGCTTCTCTTCTCCAACCTAGTCTCGCTCTGCTGCGGTTTGAGTTCAGATGGCCATGCCCTTCTGGCTCTCTCCAGGCGGCTCATACTGCCTGATATCATAAGCTCGAACTGGAGTTCTTCTGATACAACTCCCTGTGGATGGAAGGGAGTTCAGTGTGAGATGAACATTGTGGTTCACCTCAATCTATCATACTCCAAAGTTTCTGGTTCAATTGGTCCTGAGGTAGGGCGTATGAAGTACCTGCGGCAACTCGATCTGTCAAGCAACAACATCTCCGGTCCGATCCCTTATGAATTGGGAAATTGTCTTCTGCTTGACCTGCTGGATCTGTCAGGGAACAGCCTTTCCGGTGGAATTCCGACATCCCTCATGAACCTAAAGAAGCTATCACAGCTCGGCTTGTACAGCAACTCCTTCAGTGGAGAGATACCTGAGGGGCTGTTCAAGAACCGGTTTCTGGAGCGGGTGTATCTCCAAGACAATAAACTCAGTGGCTCCATCCCTCCATCGGTTGGTGAAATGAAGAGTCTGAAATACTTTAGGTTGGATGGGAACATGTTGTCCGGAGCTCTGCCGGACTCAATTGGCAACTGCACCAAGTTGGAGAATCTATATCTATATGATAATAAACTGAATGGGAGTCTTCCGAGATCATTGAGCAACATCAAAGGGCTCGTGCTCTTTGaggcctacaacaacagttttacAGGCGACATCTCTTTCAGATTCAAGAGCTGCAAGCTTGAAGTGTTTGTGCTATCTTGGAATCAGATCAGTGGGGAAATCCCGGGGTGGCTGGGAAATTGTAGCAGCTTAATCAGACTTGCATTTCTCCACAACCGTCTCTCTGGCCAGATACCAACTTCACTCGGTTTATTGAAAAAGCTATCAATCCTTATACTTACTCAGAATTCTTTGTCTGGGCTGATCCCTCCTGAGATTGGTAGCTGTCGGTCGCTGGTGTGGCTGCAGCTGGACGCAAACCAGCTTGAGGGCACCGTTCCGAAACAGCTGGCTAATCTGCGTAACTTGCAGCAGCTATTTCTGTTTGAGAATCGCCTCAGTGGGGAGTTCCCTCAGGATATTTGGGGCATCCAAGGCCTCGAATATGTCCTTCTGTACAACAACAGCTTATCTGGGGGCCTACCTCCAATGTCGGCCGAGTTGAAGCACCTTAAGTTCGTCAAACTACAGGATAATCTGTTCACTGGAGTCATACCACCAGGATTTGGGATTAACAGCCCTTTAATAGAGATCGACTTCACAAATAATAGGTTTGTTGGTGGAATCCCACCGAACATTTGTTCGGGTAAAAGATTAACAGTTTGGAATTTGGGGCATAATTTTCTCAATGGTACCATCCCGTTCACTGTTGCTAACTGCCCAAGTTTAGAGCGAGTTCGACTCCATAACAACAATCTCAGTGGGCAAGTTCCGCAATTCCGAGACTGTGCAAATCTGCGGTACATAGATTTGAGTCACAATTCCTTAAGTGGTCATATTCCTGCAAGCTTGGGCAGGTGTGCTAACATTACAGCGATAAACTGGTCTGCAAACAAGCTTGGTGGTCCAATACCACCCGAACTCGGACAATTAGTGAAGTTGGAAAGTCTTGACCTCTCCCACAACAGCCTAGAGGGGGCAATTCCTGCACAGATTTCCAGTTGCTCGAAGTTGCACTTGTTTGATTTGAGTTTCAACTCTTTGAATGGTTCTGCGCTCACAACAGTATGCAAGCTGGAGTTTATGTTAAATCTGCGGCTACAGGGGAATAGATTAAGTGGAGGCATTCCAGATTGTATCTCGCAGTTACATGGGCTAGTCGAGCTACAACTTGGCGGCAATGCTCTTGGTGGTCATCTCCCTTCATCATTAGGAATTTTGAAAAGATTGAGTACTGCACTAAACCTTAGCAGCAATGGGCTGGAGGGCAGCATTCCATCTCAATTACGCTACTTGGTGGATCTTGCCAGCTTAGATTTGTCTGGTAATAATCTCAGTGGGGATCTTGCTCCGTTAGGAAGTCTACGTGCATTGTATACATTGAATCTTTCCAATAACAGATTCAGCGGGCCAGTGCCAGAGAATCTTTTACGGTTTATGAATTCTACACCAAGCCCATTTAGTGGAAATTCAGATCTCTGTGTGTCTTGTCATGATGGTGATTCTTCTTGCAAGGGAGCTAATGTTTTGGAACCTTGTAGTTCATTGAGGAGAAGAGGAGTACATGGCCGAGTCAAGATAGCTATGATATGTCTTGGTTCAGTTTTTGTTGGTGTGTTTCTGATACTCTGTATCTTTCTGAAATACAGAGGTTCCAAGACTAAACCTGAGGGAGAGTTAAATCCATTTTTTGGGGAGTCATCTTCTAAATTAAATGAGGTTTTGGAATCAACTGAAAACTTTGATGACAAGTACATCATCGGCACAGGTGGCCAAGGAACTGTATACAAGGCAACATTGAGGTCAGGAGAAGTATATGCCGTGAAGAAGCTTGTGGGTCATGCACACAAGATTTTGCATGGAAGCATGATAAGGGAGATGAATACGCTTGGTCAAATTAGGCATAGGAACTTAGTAAAGCTAAAGGATGTTTTGTTCAGGCGTGAGTATGGGTTGATCCTCTATGAATTTATGGACAATGGTAGCCTTTATGATGTTCTCCATGGGGCTGAGCCAGCTCCAATTCTGGAGTGGAGGATACGGTATGACATAGCTCTTGGTACAGCACATGGTTTAGCTTATCTCCACAACGACTGCCACCCAGCCATTATTCACCGCGACATTAAACTGAAAAATATACTGTTGGACAAGGACATGGTGCCACATATTTCAGACTTTGGCATTGCAAAGCTTATCGACCTGTCTCCTGCTGCTTCAGAAACTACCGGAATCATTGGCACTGTTGGATATATGGCCCCAG AGATGGCATTTTCAACCAGGAGTACCATTGAGTTCGATGTGTACAGCTACGGAGTGGTATTACTTGAACTGATTACCAGAAAGATGGCCCTGGATCCCTCGTTCCCTCACGATGTGGACCTAGTCAGCTGGGTATCCTCCACCCTGAATGAGGGCAATGTGATCGAGTCCGTGTGCGACCCTGCCCTAATGCGTGAGGTATGTGGCACTGCTGAACTGGAGGAAGTATGCAGTGTGCTGTCGATAGCCCTTAGATGCACCACGGAGGACGCAAGACAGAGGCCTTCCATGATGGATGTTGTGAAAGAGCTGACACGTGCTAGGCGTGATGCTGTATCGCTACCGAAGCAGGCCATATCTGGTTCCAGCAGTTCCTGTCTAAACCTGGCAACCTGA